A stretch of the Uranotaenia lowii strain MFRU-FL chromosome 3, ASM2978415v1, whole genome shotgun sequence genome encodes the following:
- the LOC129751815 gene encoding CCA tRNA nucleotidyltransferase 1, mitochondrial, with product MLYKRILSNLLHISVDTINYTVGRRTAAGKWTEFIAQRRMEACAAARPNPVVMTVDTPEFRSIFTKELDDLIELFKRYKFEIRVAGGAVRDILMGNVPKDIDIATTATPTQMKEIFTKENIRMVNMNGEKHGTITPRINDKENFEITTLRIDAVTDGRHAEVIHTTDWLLDANRRDLTINSMFLGFDGKVYDYFYGHDDLLKRRVAFVGDPDKRIKEDYLRILRYFRFYGRIADHADKHDAETLRIIAKNAPGLARISGERIWQEWKKILTGKFGCDLTKKMLECELSPHMGLPENPNLEHFQVVYKNVEKIGPELQPITALSALLHTPEDAIALNLRLKFTVFERELCYFLTQNRDEFKSVDELLQFQQLCLHTLGSVKVKKEYVLELLRYLGKRDLYQRLHAWRIPVFPIKGNVLLQHGAPKGPKLGEVLSELKMIWAEHQFEMSEEDLLQHVPAVLDKLKLGKDK from the exons ATGTTGTACAAGCGAATTCTCAGCAACCTTTTGCACATTTCGGTTGATACAATTAAC TACACCGTGGGTAGGAGAACAGCGGCAGGCAAGTGGACCGAATTTATAGCCCAGCGTAGGATGGAAGCGTGCGCCGCTGCTCGACCAAATCCGGTCGTGATGACGGTTGACACTCCGGAATTCCGGTCCATATTCACCAAGGAGCTGGATGACCTAATTGAACTGTTCAAACGGTACAAATTCGAGATTCGGGTTGCTGGTGGTGCAGTCAG AGATATTCTAATGGGGAATGTTCCCAAGGACATCGATATCGCCACGACAGCCACGCCAACGCAGATGAAGGAAATTTTCACCAAAGAGAACATCCGGATGGTAAACATGAACGGCGAAAAGCATGGTACAATTACTCCCCGCATCAATGataaggaaaattttgaaattacaacTCTGAGGATTGATGCGGTAACGGATGGTCGACATGCTGAAGTGATCCACACGACCGATTGGTTGTTGGATGCCAATCGACGCGATTTGACCATCAATTCCATGTTCCTTG GATTCGATGGAAAGgtgtatgattatttttatggtcacGATGATCTGTTGAAAAGACGGGTGGCTTTCGTTGGGGATCCAGATAAACGAATCAAGGAAGATTACCTCCGTATTTTGAGGTACTTCCGGTTTTATGGACGCATAGCGGATCACGCTGACAAGCACGATGCAGAAACATTGCGTATTATAGCGAAAAATGCTCCTGGATTAGCCAGAATTAGCGGCGAAAGGATTTGGCAAGAGTGGAAAAAGATCCTAACTGGGAAGTTTGGATGTGATTTGACAAAGAAGATGCTGGAATGTGAACTCTCGCCACACATGG GCCTTCCAGAAAATCCGAACCTAGAACATTTTCAAGTCGTGtataaaaatgtggaaaaaattggACCCGAACTTCAACCAATTACGGCGCTTTCGGCTTTACTGCATACACCAGAAGATGCTATCGCACTGAATCTACGCCTTAAATTCACGGTATTCGAACGAGAACTTTGCTACTTTCTGACGCAAAACCGCGACGAGTTCAAATCCGTAGACGAATTGCT TCAATTCCAGCAGCTCTGCCTTCACACCCTGGGAAGCGTAAAAGTGAAGAAAGAATATGTTCTCGAATTGCTGCGCTACTTGGGCAAGCGAGATCTCTATCAAAGGCTTCATGCCTGGCGCATACCGGTTTTCCCGATTAAAGGTAATGTCCTGTTGCAGCATGGCGCCCCGAAAGGACCCAAACTGGGGGAGGTACTTAGTGAGCTTAAGATGATCTGGGCTGAGCACCAATTCGAAATGAGCGAAGAGGATCTTTTACAGCATGTTCCCGCAGTTTTGGACAAGTTAAAGCTCGGAAAGGACAAGTAG